From one Humulus lupulus chromosome 8, drHumLupu1.1, whole genome shotgun sequence genomic stretch:
- the LOC133794684 gene encoding disease resistance protein Pik-1, which translates to MKQKIVMKVQMNCKKCQTKALQAAATRGGVNFVGLEGGEVKDKVVVIGDGVDAVDLAKTLRKKLGEAHIISIAVIT; encoded by the exons ATGAAG CAAAAGATTGTGATGAAGGTGCAAATGAATTGCAAGAAATGCCAGACCAAGGCACTCCAGGCTGCGGCAACCCGAGGAG GTGTAAACTTCGTGGGATTAGAAGGAGGAGAAGTGAAAGATAAAGTTGTAGTGATTGGGGATGGCGTTGACGCCGTTGACTTGGCCAAGACTTTGAGGAAGAAGTTGGGTGAAGCTCACATCATTAGTATAGCAGTTATCACCTAA